TGATCCAGAAAACCCTGAAATTGAAATAGAGAGGGAACCAAGTGATGATGCACCATTTTCTGGGTTGGCTTTTAAGATCATGAGCGACTCATTTGTGGGTTCTCTTACATTTGTTAGAGTCTATTCAGGTAAATTAGCAGCAGGATCTTATGTATTAAACTCAAACAaggggaaaaaggaaagaatagGTAGGCTTCTGGAAATGCACGCCAACAGTAGAGAGGATGTTAAGGTAGCATTAACAGGTGATATTGTTGCACTTGCTGGATTAAAAGACACTATCACAGGTGAAACACTCTGTGACACGGAAAATCCTGTTATTCTTGAACGTATGGATTTCCCTGACCCTGTCATTAAGGTGGCTATTGAACCCAAGACTAAAGCTGATATTGACAAAATGGCAAATGGTCTGATAAAGCTTGCTCAAGAAGATCCTTCTTTCCACTTTTCACGTGATGAAGAAATTAACCAAACAGTCATCGAAGGAATGGGAGAGCTTCATCTTGAGATTATTGTTGATCGGCTCAAAAGGGAATTTAAGGTCTGCATCTCTGTATCCCTCCCTTTATTAActgcattaattttttttatgatgTTTGACTCGTTTGCTGCTCAAGCTATTGGTCTCTGCATTATTATGTTGATGTCATTTATATTTTCATGAATTTGGAAGCTGGATCAGTCTCACCCTCGTCTTATTGATTGTAGCACAAAATGCAAATATTTGATGTTTTTGCCGACCTTTTTTGGAGTAACATGTTTACTGATTTTCAAATCTATTGTTTTTTCAGCTTTTCCAATGTCTGCTAATTGTTGTTTGTTGCTTTTGTGTGAAGTTCTATTCACCTAATCATTACTTATTTTtttcttaactgaacttattaaaacttatcaaaacttattttagttataaattgtacttggtctaCCCTTaatttcctgaacttatcttatctgaacttaactgaacttatttttcttgaaataactagaaataaggtgaacagaacagagcATTAATGACCGGATTGTCTTATCTGTCTCTCTATACAGGTTGAGGCCAATGTTGGTGCACCACAAGTTAACTACCGTGAAAGTATTTCCAAAGTTTGTGAAGTCAAGTATGTCCACAAGAAACAGTCAGGTGGACAAGGACAGTTTGCTGACATCACTGTGCGGTTTGAACCTATGGAGGCTGGAAGTGGATACGAGTTTGTCAGTGAAATAAAGGGAGGTGCGGTGCCAAGGGAATATGTCCCTGGAGTTATGAAGGGATTGGAAGAGTGTATGAGTAATGGTGTTCTTGCAGGATTTCCTGTGGTTGATGTGCGTGCCGCATTAGTGGATGGTTCGTACCATGATGTTGACTCGAGTGTCTTAGCATTCCAGCTGGCAGCTAGAGGAGCTTTCCGGGAGGGGATGAGGAAGGCCGGTCCAAAGATGTTGGAACCAATCATGAGGGTCGAAGTAGTTACACCTGAAGAACATTTGGGGGATGTTATTGGTGACCTTAACTCCAGGAGAGGGCAGATCAACAACTTTGGTGATAAGCCAGGTGGTCTCAAGGTATGTTTCCCTTGTTGTTGCTATATGTTATATCACACTATACATATCCTGTTGTCCTTGTTATTAAGAAAATGGTTATTTAGCGGTATTGTGGAGCTCACATGAATGAAGTAGCAACTCATTTTGAGATTAAACCAACTAATAGACTTCAAGGttccgtttggtagggtgtaaaacgttttcatccaaaaagatttttctcttttcaatcattttacgttgtttggtttggcaaTGGATGGGAAACcataactccctcaaaggtggaaaagcCTTTTTTTCATTTGAAAGGAGGAAAACCAGTTTTCTACCTTTCcttcttacctccctctcccttcttccTCTCAAaatttcaccatcttctcccattttcttttagggaaccaaacaaaggaaatatagtttggaattgtgttttccatgGTTGTTGTTTTGCACTCAAAATGTTTTACACCAAACTAAATAGAGCCTAGAATCCAAAGCTCGCGAAAAGTTGATTTAAAATGCATTGTTAAACTTTCAAGGGGGGAAATGAGTTTAATTTTTTCGAATATTTACAGGTAGTAGATTCCCTTGTTCCGTTGGCTGAGATGTTCCAATATGTGAGTACATTGAGAGGCATGACAAAAGGCCGTGCGTCCTACACAATGCAGTTAGCCAAATTTGATGTTGTTCCTCAGCACATCCAGAACCAGCTCGCTTCCAAGGAGGAACCGGTTTCTGCTTAACTCACTGATGTCCCATCTGTTAGGTCCTAGTGACCTGACCACGAGATTTTGCTGATACTTTGTATGTTCGTATGTTCATCATTCATTTGATATATTTAGTGTTCTTTGTGTTTGGCGTCAGCTTTTGTATAGGTAGTAAATTATTTGACAGAAAGATCCCAAATGTAGCACAAAACTCAGTAATATAATCTGTGGAAGTTGATGAATTTGTTGCAAGAATTATTTTATCCCTTTTATTCTTTCATTTATCCTTTTTATTCTTTCATAGAAATTTAATTTCAGCTTTCCGGGATGATAATTAATGTGCAGTACAAGTTTACTATATGAAGAATTCCTGATAAAATTTGACCTAGACAAACATTGTCGTAAACATTTACCATAAGAAAATAAAGAGCGCGAAAAATTAGTCATTTGTTTAGGTTGACAGGAAAAACACCATTAGCACACTTCGaagcaatcaaaattcaaaagtatAGCAGTGATGTATTTCCACTAAGTTTTATCATCAgttaaagtttgaatttgatccATTGAAACattttattgtttaaagagTTGGTGATTTAATTTGGTATGCAGTAAACCTGGACGTATTTTTCAGTAATGGTTTTGTTTGGTGTTTAATCACTTGTTGACATTTAATTAGTGGATCTCCCATTTGAGTTGAAATGGAAATTTCCTCTTTTAGCTAAGCTTTCAATCAATAGTTGACACCATTTTCGTGTCaaaaatattgaatcttgccACATTATCTTGTTTTTCTAAGCTGCAATTAAGCCGTATGGAAAATGGGTGGTTTAGATCGCATTCAAATCAGGTTCATTTGGACCATAATTTGTGACCGAATACAAATCAGGTCCGTTTGGATCGGGTAACTTGTGTCTCTTTACTCCGGGTCCATCGGGTTTCAGAGTTACTTCGGGGAGATGTGGAAAACAAGGGGTTGTGGATCAGTAAAAACAGACGCAAAATTTCTTGAAAGAACTCTATTTTGTTCCCTCTTCAAATTAGGAGGATCAGGATAACAGACCCAAAAACTTCAGGAACAGTGAAACAAAGCAGAAGACAGCAACAGGGATAACAGACCAAAAAAcctcaattaaaaataaagttcaaaattttaacAAGAATTATACTAAATTGATCCACCAATCAGTGCAATTACATAGTTGGGCAgtgaaaaaacataaaattgCCAAAGTTGTGTCACTGTTCCTAAAAATAGATCAACTGGTTCCAAATCATTTAACTTGTACAATTCCAGCACTGACCAGCTTCTGGATCTTATTCATCACCATTGGATTCTTCATATGATCTTGTGCAGACTTTGGGTTCTCCTGGAAGTCTATCAAAACCTGACAACCCAGAAACACAATATGTTAATATTGCTATGCAGTTCAAACAATGAAGATATGCCTCAGCCACTCAAGTATAGTGATTTCACAAGAGTTGAAACGCCCTTCTAAATTAGTCCTTCTAATACTTCTATCCCTACCCGGGAAAACTATAATAAACCATCACCTTTTAGAGAATTTGACTTATTTTACAACCGACCCTATTATAGGCAACAAAAAAGTGGATTATATATGGATTTTGCTCCTTGGGGCTAGAGATGGCCAACGTGGGTCATGGGTGAGTCATGAGTCGGGGATAATTGACACAACCCGCCTTAGTTAAACTAAGGGTGGGTTAAGTCGTGGGTTGTGTCGAAAAAATGGACACATACACATTACATTATGGGTCGTGGATTATGTGGGTCGTGGTGGATTGAGAGGGTTGTGTTATGGGTCATACATGGTCCAACCCACATGACCCACTATGGACTGTGTCAGGTTGGGCTGGGTCAGACCCGGCCCACTGGCCATCTCTACTTGAGGCCTATGTAGATACATCATGTTTCCTGATATGGTTACTCCATATAGTTTAAGCTACAACAGTTGCTTTGAATAAACAAGACAGTGTCACAAAGACATATACCTGTCTCATTACAGGATCAGTGAGAATGTTCTGGATTTCTGGGTCCTGCATTCCCTTTGCCTGCAGAAATAGAAAGTGTAAACTGTCAGAATATTTTCCTCACATGTAATTCTGAAAGCATAGTTCAACAGCAAGAATAAAGCAAAAGACCTGTCTCTCTTTGAGTTCTTCAGGAGTCAAATCCCCACGGCTCGCTTTATTGATTTGTTGTACACATCTGCAACAAAATCATAGCATAAAAATTAAGTACTGCAAGAATTTAAAAAATCCTGACAATGGCAACCACAAGTTTGATGTTCATGTTCTTTTACAGACCTTTTCACACCGTCCAACAATTCCTGGTTGTTAGGCTCAAGTTTTAGTCCTTCCTGATAAGTTTCTAATGCCTTCTCATGATCCTTCATGAAGAATTGGACAGCACCCTTTCTAGTGTACCCCTTAACAAAGGTAGGATCAAGCTCAATGCACTTCTCAGCATCTTTCAATGCTTCTGGCATTGCCCCCAGTTTGGTGTAACTTGCAGCTCTGTTGCTGTAAGCCTGAATTGCAACAATATAAAGCAATGTGAGTTCACAATTGATTAAGTGAAGTTATAACTTATGACTAAAGCAGAGAATAATTGGGAAAATGTAAACAAACTTTTGCATCTTTAGGGTTCCTCTTGATAGCCTCTGTGTAATGCTTTATTGCTTCGGGATATTTctgctccttgaagtactcgtTACCTACAAATTAGACAAGCACGAATCAAAAACTATTGTGCCGGAACATATCCAAATACTTGCAACCTTACAACTGCTCTCGAATCCCAAAAGTACTCCAAATCTATGTTACTTGGACTCTTTATTTTACCTCAAGTACCCGTATCGGATCCTCAACACTTAAACATGTGTATGAAGTTATGAACACTCCAACACGTCATTTTGGTCCAAAATCAAGGAAATATTTCACAATTTAGCCGTGTtggacacttggacacgtatCCGTATCCTCCGACACTAGTACCCGAGTCTGAGTAACTTAGGTCTCAATAGCCTAAggtgttgtttggttgacatgaaaGTCCATGAGAAGTATAAATTCTTAGGAAGTTGAACGTTGTGTTGTTTGGTTTGCAAAAATGTGGGAAGTCACACTTTCTAGGAATTTCCACTCCCcaaagtaagttgaaactttccATTGGAAGTTACTTACCCTACTCAATTACTTCCCCTAGTCAACCAAACAATATTTCTTACTTCCAAGGAAATATGAATACAAGAAAAAATCTTATTCCTATGAACTTTTACTTCCTACGGTCAACCAAACATTACCTAACTCTCCAAGTGGTCAAATCAGCAAATGTACGCCAATCTAATGAAATAGAATTCCCTCCATACAAAAAGAAGGTAGTAGTAGTACCTTTTTCACGTTCTTCATCAGCTACATTTGGATCAAAATACTCTTGCTGTTCCAGAGCTTTCTTTGCCTTTTCGGCTTCATTCAGCTTCTTTAATGTGTCGGGATTCCTGTGTTCTGTCAGAGCTTTGTGAAACGCTTCAATAGCAAGGTCATAATCCTGTGAAGTCTTTGCAATTTTTGCCAAAGCAGTTCCTTTCCTGGTCAAGGCCCTGGCAACCATTTTGTAGTCTGACCGAAGCTCCCTACCTCTTTCGACAGCTTTGTCACAGTCCTTGATACACTCGTCATACTACAATGGTGTTCAATATGAGTAAATATCAATCAGAAACCATTGCCACACCAGAAAAAAGAAGGGGACAAAACACATCTGATAACCACTATAACCAGCACAAAGTACAGAGTATATCAACAAGAAcaatcacatagtatgtatcaTCCTTTAGAATTATCAATTTGGTCAGTGACCAAATCAAACCACTTTAGCAAAGCAGCCTAAGTTCTTCAATTGGGATCAATCCCTCCCACAATTCAGAGGAACACATTGAGTATACATATACCTAATAGCAACAATTATCAGAACTCCATAATTTCTTTAATTCAACTGACTAGGTAATCGTCCTTATGTTATAATTCGTATTGATTCGAAAACAAAACATGTTAGTCTAAATAAACCTTTGAGACAGTAACAGCCATAGTACATTTTCTGAAATTAGAAAGAAGGTACTCCATATTAACAATCAAGTTAAATACACAATCAAAGAAGCATATAGCTCCCACGACACCTATCTCACTGATACAGAAACCACATAACCACATATAACATACAAACCAGGCTCAATTTAGCTCCATTAACCAATGATACTATCAACTCACTCATCATCAGTAATCAATCTAATTCACATAccaaatttcaatcaatcatcatcAGCAATCATTCTAATACATTGCAATAAAATAAACAGTCTAGAACAAACCAATTAACAATTAGACATCAAAGAATAAACAAAGTAGTAGTGGAATTTACCTTGCCCGTCTCAAGGTATACAGCAGCCCTGTTAGTCAAGAAAGAAATATCTTCATCATCCAATTCAATACCTTTATTGTAATGCTCAATGGCTTTCTCAAATTCCTTCTTTTTATAAGCTGCAGTACCAGCCTCCCTCTCCTTTTGAGCCATTActttcttctccttcttctctctctcctcactatGCTCTTCCACCATCGGCTCGGGCTCCGGTACGGGTTCTGGCTTGGGTTCGGGTTTGGTCTCAGGGTTCTTGAATTCTCTCTCCGTAGTAGTGGTGGGCTCATCGGGCTGCACCTCCATATCTTCAGGCCCATTACCACTCATCATCTTAATATTCAACAAAACCCCAAGAGCCTGCATAACCCTCTGATCCTTCAAGTACATATTCAAGCTATTCGGATTCTTCTGGATATCCTGCATCATCTTTACGAAATCAGGCTGCTGCAAAAACACCCGGGTAGCCGGATCCGCAGTGAGCTTGGCCCACATCTCTGGCCCAGAGAAAGCATCCCCAAACGGAGAAGAACTAGAGCGGGCGCCGCGAGAAGCCGCGGATTGAGCGTCGGACAACCCAGATTTAAGGGCCTCGTTATTCGGGTCGAATTCAAGACCCTTCTTGTAAGCGGAGATTGCCTCGGAGTAATCATGGAGACCTAAATAAGCGGCGCCCAATCGACTGTAACCCTTGGGCCAATCAGATTTTAGGTCGACGGTTTTCTGGGCGTCGGTTAAAGCGTCGGAGAAGTTTCCGAGGGAGGCGTGTGCGGCGGATCGATTAGAGTAAAGAACATGGTTGGTTGGTGATAGAGAGATTGCGTCGGAAAAGTGTTTAATTGCGTCGGCGTAGTTGCCGGATGAGAAGGCGGCGTTACCTTTAGCTTTAGCTTCGTCAGCCATtgaagagagaggaagagagttTGGATgtgagagaaagagaggggTTTAGAGGAAGAGAGAGTGAAGGTAAGTCTGAAAAGTGGGAGATTAATAGGCGAGGAGGAAGAGGAGACGAGAGAGTTCTGGCCTTCTAGGGGAAGGCGAAGGGGTTCTGGAATGTTCTTGGGGTATTGGGGTAGAAGGATGGTTGGAATAAAAGTAAAAGCTAATTAATGAATAATGACATGGTTTAATTAtggaaaattaataataatttataataggTCGACTAGATCCGATTGTTACAATGTTAAATACGAATTCTCCCAAAGGAGAACATTGATATACATAAGGTTTATGATACCAgttgcttgttggttcagtgatGATTGGGGCCGAACGTGGTGATTGGTGCCGAACGTGGTGATTGGGCTTGTGTAACTAGTCCTACTTTTAAGTTTTGCGAATGATTTAGTTTTATTTTGTAAAGGTGAAAAGAGTTATGCACAAATATTGATTCAGGGGTTTAAATTGCGTTCTGCCACAACATGTTTGCAATTaagcaaataaaaataaagtcgTATTTATATGGTTGTGGTATGAGAGATAGTGAAACGCGAGAATTGGCTAATGCTTTGGGTTTCGGTAGTGGAGGCATCTTATTCAGGTACTTAGGGGTCTCATAAGTGCGGAAAACTTAAATGtttagaaatattttatttgcgGGGCGATTGCAATTGGCGAATGTTGTGTTTGTTGAGCATCAATGTGTATTAGGCACAAAATTTTATCTTTGCCTAAAATAGTCTTTAAGAAGTTGAATGCAATCTGCAGATCTTTTTGTATGGGCCATAATGCATATTAATTTCAAACCTGGATACGTTAGCTGGGATAAGTGTATAGCTCTAAAAAGAGATGTGGACTTGGTGTTGGGAACATTATTCTTTGGAGTAAGTTAGTTATGGGGAAAGTGATTTGGCATGTCGCTA
This Spinacia oleracea cultivar Varoflay chromosome 6, BTI_SOV_V1, whole genome shotgun sequence DNA region includes the following protein-coding sequences:
- the LOC110795230 gene encoding elongation factor G-2, chloroplastic, yielding MAAESLRITGTLEPICNINGSQNNLRSLSSSSHHHHSRRRLNVSSSLSGFFGGVRISRCNSRNVPALQQQRRKFSVFAAAAEEGKREIPLKDYRNIGIMAHIDAGKTTTTERILYYTGRNYKIGEVHEGTATMDWMEQEQERGITITSAATTTYWNKHRINIIDTPGHVDFTLEVERALRVLDAAICLFDSVAGVEPQSETVWRQADKYGVPRICFVNKMDRLGANFFRTRDMIITNLGAKPCVIQLPIGSEENFKGIIDLVKMRAVVWSGEELGAKFNYEDIPADLQELAADYRAQLIETIVEIDDAAMENYLEGIEPDEETIKKLIRKGTISASFVPVMCGSAFKNKGVQPLLDAVVDYLPSPLELPAMKGTDPENPEIEIEREPSDDAPFSGLAFKIMSDSFVGSLTFVRVYSGKLAAGSYVLNSNKGKKERIGRLLEMHANSREDVKVALTGDIVALAGLKDTITGETLCDTENPVILERMDFPDPVIKVAIEPKTKADIDKMANGLIKLAQEDPSFHFSRDEEINQTVIEGMGELHLEIIVDRLKREFKVEANVGAPQVNYRESISKVCEVKYVHKKQSGGQGQFADITVRFEPMEAGSGYEFVSEIKGGAVPREYVPGVMKGLEECMSNGVLAGFPVVDVRAALVDGSYHDVDSSVLAFQLAARGAFREGMRKAGPKMLEPIMRVEVVTPEEHLGDVIGDLNSRRGQINNFGDKPGGLKVVDSLVPLAEMFQYVSTLRGMTKGRASYTMQLAKFDVVPQHIQNQLASKEEPVSA
- the LOC110795231 gene encoding hsp70-Hsp90 organizing protein 2, translated to MADEAKAKGNAAFSSGNYADAIKHFSDAISLSPTNHVLYSNRSAAHASLGNFSDALTDAQKTVDLKSDWPKGYSRLGAAYLGLHDYSEAISAYKKGLEFDPNNEALKSGLSDAQSAASRGARSSSSPFGDAFSGPEMWAKLTADPATRVFLQQPDFVKMMQDIQKNPNSLNMYLKDQRVMQALGVLLNIKMMSGNGPEDMEVQPDEPTTTTEREFKNPETKPEPKPEPVPEPEPMVEEHSEEREKKEKKVMAQKEREAGTAAYKKKEFEKAIEHYNKGIELDDEDISFLTNRAAVYLETGKYDECIKDCDKAVERGRELRSDYKMVARALTRKGTALAKIAKTSQDYDLAIEAFHKALTEHRNPDTLKKLNEAEKAKKALEQQEYFDPNVADEEREKGNEYFKEQKYPEAIKHYTEAIKRNPKDAKAYSNRAASYTKLGAMPEALKDAEKCIELDPTFVKGYTRKGAVQFFMKDHEKALETYQEGLKLEPNNQELLDGVKRCVQQINKASRGDLTPEELKERQAKGMQDPEIQNILTDPVMRQVLIDFQENPKSAQDHMKNPMVMNKIQKLVSAGIVQVK